The window ATTCGGGTCAACTGTGTCTGCCCGGGCCCGACAGAGACGCCGTTGCTCTGGCAGGTCGCAACGGCGGAGCAACGAACGGATTTTGCCCGCAAGACGCCCCTCGGGCGCCTGGCCCATCCCGATGACGTCGCCGGCGTGATCGTGTTCCTGGCGGGGCCCGGCGCACGCCACGTCCACGGCGCCATCGTGGACGTCAACGGCGGCCTGTACTGACGCCCCGCTCGGCGGCGGGGTGTGGCTAGGGTTTGGGGAGCGGCGGTAGCGTTCCGGTCAGAAGCCACCGGACCTTTGCGTGCAGGTCCTCCGCATCCGGCACCCAGAAGCTCAGCGGCATCCGCATGATGCTGTCGAACAGGGTGGCGGGATGGCCTTCGATGGTTTGAGCGGAGACGGCGTCGGGCGCCAAGTGGTCGATCTCGTGCACCCAACCGAGCAGTTGCTCGCTCGTGAGATCGGTCCCCAACTCGGCACGCGCGGTGCTGATGATCTGCGGGAGCCGGACCCATACCTGAGGACGGTGAACCGCCGCGAGGGCCGCGCGCAAGAAGTGTTGCTGCCGGCGGATCCGCCCGATGTCGCCCTCGGGATCGTTTCGGAACCGAAGGTATTGCTCGGCGTGCGGTCCGTCCAGCACTTGGGGACCGGGAAAGAGATTGATGAACAGGCCCTGTTCGTGATCGTTATAGAGCATCCGCTTCTCCACCGTGATCGGGACGCCGCCGATGACATCGACGAGGTGGCGGAGGGCGGGGAGGCTGAAGACGAAGTAGTGCGCGACGGGCACCCCCAAGAGCTTCACCACAGCGGCGCGTGTCCGACCGACCCCGCCGGACGCGTACGCGTGGACGAGTTTGGTGTAGCCGACGCCTTGAATGGTGACTCCGATATCCCGTGGCACCCCCAACACCCTGGCCTGATGGCGGACCGCGTCCCATTGGGCGACCATGATGGAATCCGTGCGGTGCTGGTCCTGGGTCAGCCCGACAATGAGGAAACGCTCGTCGCCGTGCGGCACCGGCGGGCGCCCGGTGGGCTGCGCCGCCGGCGGCAAAGTCGGGCGGGATGGCGGCCGCAGCGGTCCGGGAGCCAGGACGAGCGCGAGCAGAAGGACCGCGCTCGCGGCGACCGCGCGCCGCACCGTGGCCAACCGACGAGATGCGTCCTGGAGATGCAATAGGTTAATACTGGGTCCGCTAGGGCTGCGCTGCGTCATGAGCCTCCGAGTGCACACGGCGAGTCGACGCAGACGGGCGCCGCGGCGAGCGTGCAGCTTTTCGTCAATCTGTCGTCCTGTCCCATCTCTTCGCCACCAACACGAAGGTTCCTTGGGGATTCCGGATCAGCAGGAGGCATTCATGCGTAACGGGAAAGAATCCGGTGCCGCCTGCGTTCTCAGTACAAGCGAGGTGCATCATCATGGCGTTCTCAGTCATTGGACAATCGCTTCCCAGGGTAGATGGGGAGGAGAAGATCACCGGCCGCGCCCGATTTACCGGGGATCACGAACTCCGCGGCCTGCTCCACGCCCGTCTCGTCCTCAGCCCATACGCGCACGCTCGGATCCGCCGGCTCCCGACAGCAGCCGCGCGCGCGGTTCCGGGGGTGGTGGCCGTGTTCACGTCGGACGACCTCCCATTCGGCGACGAGGTGCCCAACACGCGCGGGCGCTGCCTCTTGGCCCGCGGCGAGGTGCGCTTCGCCGGCGATCCCGTGGCGGTGGTGGTCGCGGAGTCTGAAGCCGCCGCGGCGGATGGGGCGGAGCGCCTGGCGGCCGCGGTCGAGTTCGACCCGCTGCCGGCGCTTGTGGATCCTGCGGCCGCCGCAGACCCCGAGGCGCCGTTGGTGCAGCCCGGGCTCGCCGGCAAAAGCTCCGAGGCGAGCCTTCACGCAGCGGTGAAGGTGGACGACGATCCCGGAGACCAGAAGCCCAGCAACGTGAGCAGTCGTGTCCGCTTCGTACGCGGAGACATCGAGCGAGGGTTGCGCGAGTCGGACCTGGTGATCGACCGGACGTTTCGCACGTCCATCGTGCACCAAGCCTACATCGAGCCGCATGCCACGGTCGCAGACTACGACGCGGCGGCCAAGCGATTGACCCTGTGGACGGCGACCCAGGCGCTGTTCTACTCGAGAGAGCATGTCTCCCAGGTGCTTGGGTTGCCCGAGTCCTCCGTCCGCATCGTTCCTATGCCGGTGGGCGGGGGCTTTGGAGCCAAGATCCTCCTGCTCGAGCCGCTCGCCGGTGCGCTCGCGATGGTGTTGCGGCGGCCCGTCCGGCTCGTGCTGACACGCTCGGACGAGTTCCGGACCGCCACGCCCGCCCCGCAGTCGACCTTCGAGGTGCGGCTCGGAGCGAAGCGCGACGGGACGTTCGTCGCCCTTCGGGCGCGGCTGCTGTTCGACGCCGGGGCGCTCCCTGGAGCCCCTCTCAATATCGCCGCGTTGATGCTCGGCGGCATGTACCAAGTCCCGTATCTGGACGTGCAGGGGCGCGAGGTCCTCACGCACAAAGCCCCGGTCGGCGCGTACCGGGCGCCCGGCGCGCCTCAGGCGGCGTTCGCCTTGGAGTCCGTCATCGACGATCTCGCCCGCGCGTTGGGTCACGATCCGATAGAGCTTCGGCTGCAGAACGCTTCCAAGGGCGGTGACCCGATGCCGAGCGGCGAGACATGGCCCCGGATCGGCCTTCGGGAATCGCTGGCGGCCCTGCAGGAGGATCCGCTCTGGCGAAATCGGGGCCGTGACGGGCGGGGGATTGGGGTCGCCGCGGGTGGGTGGTTTGGTGGGATGGAGCCCGCGAGCGCCTGCGTCCGGCTGAACACCGACGGCACCATGCATGTGGTCGTCGGGTCCGTGGATATCAGCGGCACCGCC is drawn from bacterium and contains these coding sequences:
- a CDS encoding LCP family protein — protein: MRRAVAASAVLLLALVLAPGPLRPPSRPTLPPAAQPTGRPPVPHGDERFLIVGLTQDQHRTDSIMVAQWDAVRHQARVLGVPRDIGVTIQGVGYTKLVHAYASGGVGRTRAAVVKLLGVPVAHYFVFSLPALRHLVDVIGGVPITVEKRMLYNDHEQGLFINLFPGPQVLDGPHAEQYLRFRNDPEGDIGRIRRQQHFLRAALAAVHRPQVWVRLPQIISTARAELGTDLTSEQLLGWVHEIDHLAPDAVSAQTIEGHPATLFDSIMRMPLSFWVPDAEDLHAKVRWLLTGTLPPLPKP
- a CDS encoding xanthine dehydrogenase family protein molybdopterin-binding subunit, whose translation is MAFSVIGQSLPRVDGEEKITGRARFTGDHELRGLLHARLVLSPYAHARIRRLPTAAARAVPGVVAVFTSDDLPFGDEVPNTRGRCLLARGEVRFAGDPVAVVVAESEAAAADGAERLAAAVEFDPLPALVDPAAAADPEAPLVQPGLAGKSSEASLHAAVKVDDDPGDQKPSNVSSRVRFVRGDIERGLRESDLVIDRTFRTSIVHQAYIEPHATVADYDAAAKRLTLWTATQALFYSREHVSQVLGLPESSVRIVPMPVGGGFGAKILLLEPLAGALAMVLRRPVRLVLTRSDEFRTATPAPQSTFEVRLGAKRDGTFVALRARLLFDAGALPGAPLNIAALMLGGMYQVPYLDVQGREVLTHKAPVGAYRAPGAPQAAFALESVIDDLARALGHDPIELRLQNASKGGDPMPSGETWPRIGLRESLAALQEDPLWRNRGRDGRGIGVAAGGWFGGMEPASACVRLNTDGTMHVVVGSVDISGTATGLAQVAAETLGVPLSRVRMIAGDSDNAPAAGMSGGSKIMYTVGSAVAKAAQDARQQILALAARRLEAAEGDLEIVDGTVRVRGVPTRTVAIAELAKLQSGFGASYPPVFGVASEAIVQRAPAFGVHAARVHVDTDSGRVRVIEYAVAQDVGRAINPAAIFGQIHGGVAQGIGWALLERMIYDEHGSLATGSFLDYALPRAADIPAIRTTLVEVPSERGPFGAKGVGEPPVVPVAAAIGNAIADATGARVESLPIVPETVVQALARTERA